From Slackia heliotrinireducens DSM 20476:
AAGGCCGTTTTGCAGCAGCAACGCGAAATCGTTTCCAAACGAATCACGGAACTTAACGAAACACTCAAATGGATTGACGACGAAATCGAAAGCTGCGCATAGCGCAGCTCAACGAGTGCCGGGGCGCCGCATAGGTTGGTGCCCCGGTCCGTCAGCCATCAAATGACGTAATAATCGCCGGCATCGGAAGGTGTGGCCAGGTCTGCGACGGTTACGCTGTCCAGGTAACCGTTTATTGCATCGCCGAGGCCCCTCCACATGGCGGCCGTCTTCTCATTGGTGCTCTGGGATACCTCTACAGTCTGTGTCAGGCTGTCTTCGGTCAGGCGGAGCACGTCTCCAACCGTGTACAGATCGGGGTTGCGGGTCAGCTTGTAGCCGCCGCCTTTGCCACGCACGCCGATAAGAAAACCGTTTTTGACCAGGACTTTCAGAATGCTTTCCAAATACTTTTCGGAAATGCCCTGTCGGTCTGCGATTTCTTTCAGGGGCGTGTACCCCTCGGCTTGCCGTTCTGCAAGATCCACCATGACGCTTAAAGCGTACTGGCTGCGAGTCGAAAACAACATGGCCCCCTTCTCTGTCGTGGTTCAACCTACTATATTACAGGGTTTTTCGGACGGGTTTACCGTGGATTGAGTCTTTATTGCCCTTGACAAAGCGAAAGAAAGTGTTTAAATACCTATAAACCTACTAGATTGGTAGGCAATATTGAGCCTCGGGTTGAATGGTATGATGGCAACCTGATGGCGCATTGCCACACGAAACGGAGGAAACATGACCATCTACACATCCGTCGACCAGCTGATCGGACACACCCCTCTGCTCGAGCTTACGGGCATCGAGAAGGCGTACAGGCTGAACGCCCGCATCGTCGCCAAGCTGGAATGCATGAACCCTGCGGGTTCGGTGAAGGACCGCATCGCGAAGGCCATGATCGACCAGGCCGAGGCGGACGGTCGCCTGCAGCCGGGCGGCACCATTATCGAGCCCACTTCCGGCAATACCGGCGTCGGTCTGGCTTCGATGGCTGCTGCCCGCGGGTATCGCCTGATCATCACCATGCCCGAAACCATGTCCGTCGAACGTCGCCTGCTCATGAAGGCATACGGTGCCGAGCTTGTTCTGACCGACGGGTCCAAGGGCATGACCGGAGCCATCGCACGCGCGAACGAAATCAGCGCCGCCACGCCGAACAGCATCGTGGCCGGGCAGTTCGTCAACCCCGCCAACCCTGCCATCCATTTCGCGACCACCGGTCCGGAGATTTGGGAAGACACCGAAGGCAATGTGGACATCTTCGTCGCCGGCGTCGGAACGGGCGGCACGCTGACGGGCGTGGGCAAGTACCTGAAGTCGCAAAAGCCCGACGTGAAGGTTGTCGCCGTGGAACCTGCCAGCTCCCCGGTCCTTTCCACGGGCAAGGCAGGAGCCCACAAGATTCAGGGCATCGGAGCCGGATTCATCCCCGACGTGCTGGACACCAACGTGTATGATGAAGTAATCACCGTGGAAAACGAAGCGGCCTTCGAAGTGGGTCGGGCCATCGGTCGCACCGATGGCATGCTGGCGGGCATCTCTTCGGGAGCCGCCACATGGGCCGCCATCGAACTGGCCAAGCGCCCCGAGAATGAAGGCAAGACCATCGTGGTGATGCTGCCCGACAACGGCGAGCGCTACCTGTCCACGGCTTTGTTTGCGGAATAGGACGACAGTTAGCAGGTTGGTTTAATGGGCGAAGTTCATGATCGTCCGATTATAGGCATCGTTCCGACGCAGGATTTGGCTGCAGGACGCATCGAAATCCGCGACGAGTATCTGGATGCAATCGTCATGGCCGGCGGCACGCCTCTGGTGTTGCCGCTGACCGAGGACACCGGCGTATACGAAACGCTGTTTCCGCTGGTGGACGGGTTTGTTCTCAGCGGCGGGCACGACATCGACCCCGCTCGCTACGGCGGCGACGCCTCAAACGACAAGCTGGGCGAGCTCACCCCCATGCGCGATGCGGTGGAATACCTGGTGCTGAGCTACGCCTATAAATACGACGTGCCAACGCTGGGCATCTGCCGCGGCATGCAGATGATGAACGTGTTCTTCGGCGGTACGCTCTACATAGATCTTGCCGATCAGTTCGACGGGCCCCAAGGCATTACCCAGGACATGCTGAAGCACCAGCAGACCATCGATTACAGCGAACCGTCCCATTTTGTCGACATCGTCCAGTCATCCAAGTTGGGAAACCTGCTGCAAACCGGTCGTATCACAACAAACTCCATGCACCACCAGGGCGTTTGCGTTTTGGCGCCGCTGCTGAACCCCGTCGCGTTCGGTCCTGACGGGCTGGTGGAAGCCATCGAGGTGAAAGATCGTTCCTTCATGATGGGCGTGCAGTGGCATCCGGAGTTCTTCGCCGGCGCCAAAAAGATGGGCTGCATTTTCGCGTCGTTGGTGGACGAGGCGGGTCTGAGCGCCATCCGCCAGCAAAACGGTCGCAAGCCGCTGCCCATCGTACCGCCGGAGGCCCGCGCGGGCGCATGGCCTGAAGTCGGACGCAGGTCCGAAGGCTAGCCGCACCGCATTCGACACATCAAGAAACCGAGGTTGCAACATGGTACAACGAGTTCTGGTCGGCATGAGCGGCGGCGTGGATTCCAGCGTGACGGCATACCTGCTGCTGCGTCAGGGCTACGAGGTCGTCGGCGCCACCATGAATCTGTACGACCCTGGGCGCCTCGGCGTGCCCGATGTTCGCGACGGCGAATCAAACGATCTTGAAGATGCCCGCAGCGTGGCGAATCGGCTGGGCATAGCGCATCATGTTCTCGATTTCGGGTGCGAATTCGAGAACAACGTGGTCCGCCCCTTCGCCCAGGCCTACGCGGACGGCCTGACGCCCAACCCGTGCATCGCATGCAACCGTCATCTGAAGTTCGGCCTCATGCTGAAAGCCGCCCGCGAGTTGGGCTGCGACGGCATCGCGACAGGACATTACGCGCGCATTGCTCAGCGTCTGGACGGCCGATTTGTCCTGATGAAAGGGCTGGATGACGCGAAAGACCAGGCCTACGTCCTTTACCACATGACCCAAGACCAGCTTGCCCATACGGTTCTGCCTCTGGGCGAATACACCAAGCAGCAGGTGCGAGCCATCGCGGCTGAGCAGGGGTTCGCCAATGCCCGAAAGCACGAGAGCCAGGACATCTGCTTCGTGCCGGACGGCGACTATGTTGGTTTTCTCGAACGTTACGCGGGGCTTGTTCCCGAACCTGGCGATGTGCTGGATGAAAACGGTGCGGTGCTCGGGCAGCATAGGGGCGCCATCCGCTACACGCTGGGCCAGCGCAAGGGCATCGGCATCGCGTCGACACAGGCGCTGTACGTAACCGCTAAAGACATGGCGGCAAACACCATTACCATGGGGCCTGCCGACGCTTTGCTGGCGGACGGCTGCACGGTGGGGAATTGGAATTGGATTCTACCTGATGAGGGGCCGGTTCATGCCATGGTGAAAACCCATTACCGGCAAAAGCCCCACGGCGCCATGGTCGTGCCGCAGGAAGACGGCACGGTGAGGTTCGACTTCGACGAGCCGTCGCGGCTGGCGGCGCCGGGGCAATCTGCCGTCGCCTACATCGGCGATACTGTGCTCGGCGGCGGCATCGTCCTGTAGCGCGCAACGAACGGCCCGAAGCACTGAACTGCACCCCAGTTCTTGGACGGGCAAATAAAGCGGTTCATGCCGCACGTAGGGACTGATTCCGGAATTCCTCCGGGGTCAGTCCCTTCAGTTTAACCTGACGCCTCCTCGTGTTCCAGTGGACGATGTATGCATCTAGGTCGCGCCTGAACTCTTCGAAGCTTGGCCATGTCTGGTTCCGGAAGAATTCGTCTTTCAGATGGCCGAACACCTGCTCCGTCGCGCCGTTGTCGATGCAGTTGCCTTTCCTGGACATGCTCTGCACGACGCCCGCCTCTTTCAGCCTGTTGCACCATCCAGCCTGCTGGTATTGCCAGCCCATATCGGAATGCAAGATCGGCGCGGAACCCTCCGGCATCTTGGAAAGCAGCTGGTCGAGCAGCTCAATTTGCTGGGCCATGTTGGGGTGCAGCGACGTCGGCCAGGCGACGATTACCTTGCTGCCGAAGTCGTAGACCGGGGCGAAGCAGGCCTTGCCCCAGGGCTGCTTGAACTCTGTGACGTCGGTGCCCATCTTCTCCCACGGCCCGTCGGCTGCGAAGTCGCGGCCGATGACGTTCTCGAAGGTCTTGCCGACTGCGCCCCTGTACGAGTTGTACCTGTGGTGGTCGGTCCCGCGGCGGATCCCGCAGCTGATCCCCATCTCGCGCATCATCTTGAGCACGGTCTTGTCGGCTATGCGCACGCCCTGCTCGGCGCGCAGGCACATGGCGATCTGCCTGTGGCCGCAGCCGTTGGCGGTGCGCGAGAATATCTCGGCGGCGGCCTCCCAGAGCTCCGGCCTGGTCGGGGCCTTCGGGTGCGACAGCGCGTAGTAATAGCTCGACCTGGCAAGATCGGCGCATTCCAGCAGGTCGGCGAGGGGGTATCGCCCCGAAAGCTCGCTCACGGCCGCTGCCTTCTCGCTGTTCGAGAGCGCCTCTCCGCCTTCAGGGCCATCGATTTTTTTTAGGTAGGCGTTCTCCGCCTCGGGCTTCTGTACCCGGCGTTCAAGCTCCTGCTCGCGCGTTGGTTTCTTGGGCGGGGAGGCGGATCCCTTTGGCCTTCCCTTCGGCTTGGGCCTTAGCGCCTCGGGGCCGCCTTCCCGGTATGCCTTCATCCAGTTCTTCAGCGGGGTCATCGAGGCGATTCCGAACTTCGCCATGGCTTCCGCCTTGGGCATGCCCTCGTCAACGACCGCCCGTGCCGCCGCCACCTTGGTCTCAAACGAATACCTGTTGTACTTGTGCCCCATGACCATCAGCCCCTCGATGCCAACGGATCTGTAAGTGTCGATCCATTGTCTCACGGCAGCGTAAGGAACATGGATTAAATCAGCAATGGAGCGGACGCCGTAACCCTCGTCGTAGAGTTCAGCAGCTCTCGACCTTGTGACAGCGTCGTACAAAGTTCTACGGGTCATACAAAAGCCTCCCTTCTCTCATGTCCAAGAAAAGGGAGGCAGTTAAGGGGAGGGTGCTTCGGGCCGTTCTTCATTTGGTGGCGTTCGGCGCGCAGCAGTGTTGGACCGCGGCTATTGCGCTACGGCTGCAAACGCCTGATCGAGGTCGTACAGGATGTCGTCGATATGTTCGGTGCCGATGGACAGGCGGATGGTGTTGGGCAGAATTCCCTGGTCAATCAGCTCTTCGGGGGTCAGTTCCGAATGGGTGGTGGTTGCCGGGTGTATGACCAGGCTCTTCACGTCGGCTACGTTCGCCAGCAGCGAGAACAGCTGCAGATGGTCGATGAACGCATGGGCCTCCTGCACGCCGCCTTTGATGTTGAAGGTGAAGATGGAGCCTCCGCCGTTGGGGAAATACCGCTGGTACAGGTCGTGGTCCGGGTGGTCGGGCAGCGACGGATGGTTCACTTTCTCCACCTGCGGATGGGCGACCAGGTATTCCACAACCTTCTTGGTGTTTTCCGCATGTCGGTCGAGCCGCAGCGACAGGGTCTCGGTGCCTTGGAGCAGCAGAAACGCGTTGAACGGCGATATCGCGGCGCCCGTGTCGCGAAGCAGGATGGCCCGGACGTACGTGGCGAAGGCGGCCTTGCCGGCGGCGTCTGAGAACGAGATGCCGTGGTAGCTGTCATTCGCCTGCGTGAACTGGGGGAACTTGCCGCTTGCATTCCAGTCGAAGGTGCCTGCGTCCACAATGACGCCGCCCAGCGTGGTGCCGTGGCCTCCAATGAACTTGGTGGCCGAGTGCACGACGATGTCGGCGCCGTGCTCGATGGGGCGGATGAGGTACGGCGTGCCGAAGGTGTTGTCGATGGCCAGGGGAACGCCGTGCCTGTGGGCGATGTGCGCGATGGCGTCGATGTCGGGGATGTCGGAATTGGGGTTGCCCAAGGTCTCGATGAAGATGACCCGGGTGTTGTCCTGGATGGCGTCTTCGACGGCCTGAAGGTCCTGGGTGTCGACAAAGGTGGTTTCGACCCCGAAAGGACGCAGCGTATGCTGGAGCAGGTTGTAGGTTCCGCCGTAAATCGTCTTTTGGGCCACGACATGCCCGCCGGCCTGGGCCAACGCCAGAATGGTGTAGGTGATGGCGGCTGCACCCGAGGCCAGGGCGAGCCCTGCCACGCCGCCTTCAAGCGCGGCGATGCGATCTTCGAACACGCTCTGTGTGGTGTTGGTCAGTCGTCCGTAGATGTTTCCGGCATCGCGCAGGCCGAATCGGTCGGCTGCATGGGCGGAGTTGTGGAACACGTAGGACGTAGTCTGGTAGATAGGCACGGCACGGGCATCGGTTGCCGGATCGGCCTGCTCCTGACCCACGTGGAGCTGCAGGGTTTCGAACTTGTACTGATGATTGGACATGGTGATCACTCTTTCTGAACGCGGAATCAATGGGATGAAAAGGGGCCTCCCGGGCAAGGCATGCGTTCCAGAGTGGTTGTCGCAGTTAGAAACGGTGGAGCGACGGCATGCGGAATGCCCGGGAGCACATCATTCGCCCGGCCATCATGCAGCGCATCTGAGTGTTGAACCCGCGAGCCATCGCTTCCTCCTTTCCAAATTCGTTGTTTGCGATGGATGCATTTTAAAACCCTATTTACCCACCTGTCAAGTAGGTATTTTGAAAAACTTCAAGATGTGGAAGCCCGGACACATAATGCATACACATCGCAGGGTTGGGGGTTCCTTTCGTTCGGGTTGCCCGGATTCAAACATGTGCGCAGTCACGGTTCACGAACGTAGTAGAATGAGCGGGTGCGCAAAGGGAGCACGTACCATCCAAGTGAAAGGCCAGCCATGACTACTTTCGATTACGAAAGCCTCATCGTCAGCATTCCCGATTATCCCGAGCCGGGCGTCGTTTTTAAGGACATCACGCCGCTGCTCGCCGACCCCGAGGGCTTCAACGCCGTTATCGACGGCATTGCCGAACACTTCGCCGGCAAGGGCATCACCAAGGTCGTGGGCGCCGAGGCCCGCGGTTTCATGATCGGCGCGCCGGTGGCGGCCCGTATGGGCGCCGGCTTCGTTCCTGCTCGCAAGCCCGGCAAGCTGCCTCGCGAAACCGTGTCCGAAAGCTACGCGTTGGAATACGGCACCGACTCTCTGGAGATTCATGCCGACGCCCTGTCCCCCGAGGACAAGGTTCTGATGGTGGACGACCTTATCGCCACGGGCGGTACTGCGGCTGCCCAGGTCAAACTGATCGAGTGCGTCGGCGCCGAACTGGTGGGCATGGGCTTCCTCATGTCGCTGGATTTCCTCGAGCCTGAAAAGGTGGTCGGGGCTGTGACCGACGTGGAGATGTTCTCGCTGGTGCACGTCAAATAGGCTGCGCAACACATACATGTGATGCGGCGGAGGCAAAGGCTTCTGCCGCTTTTGTATTATGGAACGGTGCGCGGCCTGGCTGCGCGGATTCTTCCCGATTCGGGACGTGGGAAGGCGACTTATGCTTTATGCCTGGTGGCGGCCAGCATCCAGAAGAACGCCGCTGCCATAAGGACGAGCCCTGCGCCGTCGAACACGATGAACCGCAAGATGCTCGAAGCCAGCAGATCGTGGCCGGCGGGCAGGGTTGAAAGGATCCAGGATTCGCCGACCAGTCCGACCAACTGCTGGGCAAGCACGATCCAGCCCACCGTGCGGAATCGGTCGGGGTTGAAGATGACCAGGGGATACGTAACGTTCCACATGGCGAAGGCGATGCCGATGCCGCGGACGGCCACATCGCCCGGCACCCCCGACAGCTCATAGGCGCCCGTGTAGCCGCCGGGCCACAGCACGAACTGCACCACGCACATCATGTTGATGACGAACACCGTCAAAAAGGCAAGGCGCGCCGCCCACACCGCCGCGCCGGCTTTTCCGGAACGGGCCATCTCGTTGCCTCCTGTTCACCTTGGAATACCGAAAGTATGATAGCCTAAACCGCAGCGAATTCGAAAGGGGAGGCCATGTGCGGACGCTTCGCCGTGCTGACATACGATGAGGTCATGGACGTTGTCCGCAGCGTCGAGGCCCGATTGCCCCTCAATCCCATGGCCGAATGGCCGGCCACGCGTCCCGTGGCGGCGCCCATGTCGGTGGCCCCTGTTGTGACGCCCGTCGGCGGGCAGCTGCAGATACAGGATTTGACCTGGGGGTTCTCTGTAGATTGGCGCAATGGCCCCGTGTTCAACACGCGGCTCGATTCCGCCTTGTCGGGCAAGGGCATGTGGCGGGACGCCATGCGCGAGGGCAGGTGCATCGTGCCCGTGGCTGCGTTTTACGAACCTCACGCCACCGAAACGGTGTCGAGCCCTCGGACGGGCAAGCCCGTCAA
This genomic window contains:
- a CDS encoding RrF2 family transcriptional regulator — protein: MLFSTRSQYALSVMVDLAERQAEGYTPLKEIADRQGISEKYLESILKVLVKNGFLIGVRGKGGGYKLTRNPDLYTVGDVLRLTEDSLTQTVEVSQSTNEKTAAMWRGLGDAINGYLDSVTVADLATPSDAGDYYVI
- the cysK gene encoding cysteine synthase A codes for the protein MTIYTSVDQLIGHTPLLELTGIEKAYRLNARIVAKLECMNPAGSVKDRIAKAMIDQAEADGRLQPGGTIIEPTSGNTGVGLASMAAARGYRLIITMPETMSVERRLLMKAYGAELVLTDGSKGMTGAIARANEISAATPNSIVAGQFVNPANPAIHFATTGPEIWEDTEGNVDIFVAGVGTGGTLTGVGKYLKSQKPDVKVVAVEPASSPVLSTGKAGAHKIQGIGAGFIPDVLDTNVYDEVITVENEAAFEVGRAIGRTDGMLAGISSGAATWAAIELAKRPENEGKTIVVMLPDNGERYLSTALFAE
- a CDS encoding gamma-glutamyl-gamma-aminobutyrate hydrolase family protein gives rise to the protein MGEVHDRPIIGIVPTQDLAAGRIEIRDEYLDAIVMAGGTPLVLPLTEDTGVYETLFPLVDGFVLSGGHDIDPARYGGDASNDKLGELTPMRDAVEYLVLSYAYKYDVPTLGICRGMQMMNVFFGGTLYIDLADQFDGPQGITQDMLKHQQTIDYSEPSHFVDIVQSSKLGNLLQTGRITTNSMHHQGVCVLAPLLNPVAFGPDGLVEAIEVKDRSFMMGVQWHPEFFAGAKKMGCIFASLVDEAGLSAIRQQNGRKPLPIVPPEARAGAWPEVGRRSEG
- the mnmA gene encoding tRNA 2-thiouridine(34) synthase MnmA, translating into MVQRVLVGMSGGVDSSVTAYLLLRQGYEVVGATMNLYDPGRLGVPDVRDGESNDLEDARSVANRLGIAHHVLDFGCEFENNVVRPFAQAYADGLTPNPCIACNRHLKFGLMLKAARELGCDGIATGHYARIAQRLDGRFVLMKGLDDAKDQAYVLYHMTQDQLAHTVLPLGEYTKQQVRAIAAEQGFANARKHESQDICFVPDGDYVGFLERYAGLVPEPGDVLDENGAVLGQHRGAIRYTLGQRKGIGIASTQALYVTAKDMAANTITMGPADALLADGCTVGNWNWILPDEGPVHAMVKTHYRQKPHGAMVVPQEDGTVRFDFDEPSRLAAPGQSAVAYIGDTVLGGGIVL
- a CDS encoding IS3 family transposase, whose product is MVMGHKYNRYSFETKVAAARAVVDEGMPKAEAMAKFGIASMTPLKNWMKAYREGGPEALRPKPKGRPKGSASPPKKPTREQELERRVQKPEAENAYLKKIDGPEGGEALSNSEKAAAVSELSGRYPLADLLECADLARSSYYYALSHPKAPTRPELWEAAAEIFSRTANGCGHRQIAMCLRAEQGVRIADKTVLKMMREMGISCGIRRGTDHHRYNSYRGAVGKTFENVIGRDFAADGPWEKMGTDVTEFKQPWGKACFAPVYDFGSKVIVAWPTSLHPNMAQQIELLDQLLSKMPEGSAPILHSDMGWQYQQAGWCNRLKEAGVVQSMSRKGNCIDNGATEQVFGHLKDEFFRNQTWPSFEEFRRDLDAYIVHWNTRRRQVKLKGLTPEEFRNQSLRAA
- a CDS encoding O-acetylhomoserine aminocarboxypropyltransferase/cysteine synthase family protein; translation: MSNHQYKFETLQLHVGQEQADPATDARAVPIYQTTSYVFHNSAHAADRFGLRDAGNIYGRLTNTTQSVFEDRIAALEGGVAGLALASGAAAITYTILALAQAGGHVVAQKTIYGGTYNLLQHTLRPFGVETTFVDTQDLQAVEDAIQDNTRVIFIETLGNPNSDIPDIDAIAHIAHRHGVPLAIDNTFGTPYLIRPIEHGADIVVHSATKFIGGHGTTLGGVIVDAGTFDWNASGKFPQFTQANDSYHGISFSDAAGKAAFATYVRAILLRDTGAAISPFNAFLLLQGTETLSLRLDRHAENTKKVVEYLVAHPQVEKVNHPSLPDHPDHDLYQRYFPNGGGSIFTFNIKGGVQEAHAFIDHLQLFSLLANVADVKSLVIHPATTTHSELTPEELIDQGILPNTIRLSIGTEHIDDILYDLDQAFAAVAQ
- a CDS encoding adenine phosphoribosyltransferase — protein: MTTFDYESLIVSIPDYPEPGVVFKDITPLLADPEGFNAVIDGIAEHFAGKGITKVVGAEARGFMIGAPVAARMGAGFVPARKPGKLPRETVSESYALEYGTDSLEIHADALSPEDKVLMVDDLIATGGTAAAQVKLIECVGAELVGMGFLMSLDFLEPEKVVGAVTDVEMFSLVHVK
- a CDS encoding SOS response-associated peptidase, with the protein product MCGRFAVLTYDEVMDVVRSVEARLPLNPMAEWPATRPVAAPMSVAPVVTPVGGQLQIQDLTWGFSVDWRNGPVFNTRLDSALSGKGMWRDAMREGRCIVPVAAFYEPHATETVSSPRTGKPVKRQYLFGTGDSTPLLLAGVQRDGRFSIVTTDPNQAVLPVHDRMPLVLSVPEVDAWLAGDAAPLADRSAFDLVARAVDPKLGAPRQPKPAADSGQMTLF